tatAAGTCTTCAATTTTGTCCAGCTCCTCAGAGCTTCTATCTGCTAGAGGGGATGCTGCCCAACTCATGAATCATTCACTAAAGGTCTTTAAAATCGACTcccttgtattttgctttttagcAATCCCCAGTACCTAGCCAGCGGCTTAGCAGAGGTGCCCTGAAGATTCTCCCCTTGCCCCTCAGATCCACTCTCCACCCTCACctggctctgtgccccaggaggctgagaCCTGTATGGACCATCAACAGGACCTCCAGTCATTTAACTTCAGTTTGAGTTTGGCTGGTGGGAGACACGAGCAGGAGATGGAAGGGTGGGCAGAGAATAAGTTTGGGGTATTCATTCCCATGGCTCTCTCTTTGCCAGCCCACAAACTGGTAGTAGTTATATTTCTTTACTAGCGACTCCTTCTCATGTAATCCCACTCCTAACTACTCTACAGTTCAAGTGAACACCCGGTGGTGACAGGGCCCCTACTGTGTCTGGCCCCAGGGTGCTTCACCACTCATTGTTCCCCACGTATCTGTAAATCATCTCTTCTTTAGACCCTGCTCAGTTACCCCAGTTAGctgctctctttccttcttggaCATTGACTAATACAAGCGGTTCTTtgtcagtgtttgttgaatgaatgaatgaacacctgTTTTACTGTATAAAGATAATAATCCTCAGCCCAAACCATGGCTGAAGTTGTTATGATGAGTCAATAAGAAACAGGAAGTGAACATGTTTTTTTAGGAAAAGATGGAGTTCGGAAGCATGGTTCTCAAATGTGAGagtgcatcagaaccacctggaggtcTTGTTAAGCCCACATTGCTCAGCTACACCTCCAGACATTCTGATTTGGcaggcctagggggagggaggATTAATAATTTGCATTTATGACAAGTTttcaggtgatgttgatgcttcCAGGCTGGAGCCCAGTTCGAGAAACACCGCCCTAGAGAAATGCCCGAGGTTCTTGTTGCTGACAGACCCCAATCTCACGGTTGCACTAACCAactttaaaaacacaacagaCCAAGTACAATGcaatctatgttttattttatacttctctGATCATTAAAATCTAAACAGAGGTTTTTGcgaaaagagaaagtaaaaaaaaaagaaagcagtgacAAGATTAAATGCTGGGAGCAGACAAGGGCTGCGGAGGCCCGTCCTGGGCAGAGCTGCACACACCTGCAGGGCGCACCAGTAGAGCAGCCCGCGGCGCTGGGTCCAGTGAAGACAGCAGGAAAGCCACGGCTCAGAGCCCTGAGGCTCAGACACACAATGCTCTCCTTCCCGCTCCAATCCAGTTCCGCTGCACGGGCACGAACGGTGCGAACACATCCCCCAAAGCGTGCGGGACATCCTCCTTCCTTCAGCATCTTCAGGCTGGAGTGCCCCACTCTCCACACACGTGCACACCAATTCACACGCCCAGCATGTgggcacacactcacacccagGCACGCGCAGTCACACTCACACAATCACAGACAATGCTTGTGATTTCAGGCCTCCATCACGGGTTCAGGTTCCAACTGCAGCGTCAAGGTGTGTGTGAGCCTCCTCAGCAGACTGACAAAGGGCCACTGCAGAGCAGGGCGGCCAGGGAGAACCTGCCTTCTGTGCCCCATTGGTGTGAGTGAAATCCTACTGAACTGGGGTTGCCTGGGCTCATTGAGGAGGTCCCGACACCGGTTCGGAGATGCCAACTAGCTCTGCCTCGCTCCTCAATACCCAGCTGACAAGAAAGCAGAGTGCCAGGAGGCCAGTCCCTAGGAGGTCCCCCAGCCCTGTGAGGTATGGAATACAGTGATTGTCTGGATCCAGGGCATGGTGCCACGTCAGCCGAACCATCACTTCCGCCAGGTATAGCAGGATTGTCACCTGTCATAAGAGCaaacagacacaaaagattaTGACCAAGTCAGAAGGCCAAGTGTTGCCAAGAAATACTAGCGGATTTCAAGGGAAGACACCAAGGTGGACACGACAACCCCAGGCAGTccccttcttccagcttctcttgggGTCTGACACCCGGCTCTGAGCTCATGAAGAAGCCCGAGAGCCCATCCTCACATGCTTGCCTAGACTCCCTCCCTGTGGTCAGGCCATGCTCTGGGCATCCCGAGGTGCTACACAGACCTGCTGCCACTGTCTGGGTCACACCTTTAGGCTGGAACAAGTTGACTTGACCCCTGGAAGATGGGAACTGTGTCCGCAGGTACAGGAACCCCCACCCCCGCTCCTTCGGCATCTCATCCAGGCAGGGGACAGAGCCTGCTGGCTGACAGACCAAAGAATGTTGCTTTGCTGCTGCTGCGGTCATCTTTACCTGGATCAGCCCTGCTAGTAGATAGAACACCACAAAGGTCTTGCTGTTTGGGACCGAATGGCCTTCCACCaggtagatgacacagaagaaaatcaGATGGCCTGGAACCACCAGAAAGAGCAGGACTAGGGCTGACATGGAATTGATTTCtagaagaaacagaaccaaggaGGTTGCATAACCTGCTTGGCAGCAGAGGCCACTTTATCAGGTGACAGTCTCCAGTGAGGCATCCACATTCATCACTACACgagtgtttactgagcacctaccatgtgtcaggcgtGTTCGAGCATATGGGGGTACAGTCCTATCCCTTAACTCACGGAGCTGACattttaaggaagagagaaaaaccagGATCAAGTagcagaaacagagaagaaaggtcATTTCAAACTGTGACTAgtactaggaagaaaataaaccaggGTAATGTGATAGATAATGAAGTCTACAGGAGTGGGAATGAGCTACTGGGGACTGGAGCCTTCTCAAGGGGATGACATTTAGGCTGAGATCTGAATCTCAGGGAGaggattccaggcagagaaaaaagagcGCGCAAGTGGCTTAAAGTGGCAGAGAGCTCGGGCTATTGAGGAGCGCAGGCTCAGGCGTGGGGTCAGCGAGCCCGGCAGGGTGGCACACGCCAGGGCCTTGGGGAGCGCCTTCCTCACGCGAAGCCGCTGGGACCCTGTCCGCACATTCTCTTCAGGCTTCAGCACTCTGTGAGTTGGAGATTCTGCAAGAAACGTGATTTAGCCCGCTGCAGCCACACTCTTATTAAAACTGTAACATGTGAATGTGATGGCCTTCTCCCACAGAAATATTTCCCATGAAAAGCAAGTTTCCATTTGCCTCCAAGTTAAAATAACGTGCTGCATCAACTTaatgaggaaaaggaacaaaaaccgTATGTAGCCGAGAAGTTAAAAAGTCTCCTGTAAAGTAACATGTAGAGAGAGGGTGAGAACACACAGGGCACCCAActttattcatgataaaaagtcAGACACGGTACAAAAGGATTCTTTCCAAAAGATTTACAGTGGAAGCAAGATAATTACTATCGGCTGCTGgcattaaaattcaagaaaatctacagaAAAACTATATGAACAATAAGGATTCAGTAAAATACTTAGGTGCTGCTATAGACTGAACTTCtgtttctcccccaaatccacaTGTTATCTGGtgttaggaggcggggcctttgggaggtgattaggtcctgagggtggagcctcatgaATGGAATCAGCGTCCTGATAAAAGAGACCCAGGGAGCCCCCAcagcccttccaccatgtgaggacacagtgacaaGACAGCTGgtgaggaagcaggccctcaccagacaccgactCTGCAGGTGActcatcttgaacttccagccaccagaactacaagaaacaaatttcttttgtttataagcaATTCAGTCTAtgattctgttatagcagcctgaagtAAGACAGGGACATAAATAATGTAGAAAGTAAATAGTTTTCCCATATACAAACGACAAGTCAGAAAATATAATGGGGACTTCCACTTCTAGACAAGATGGGGTAGAACACAGTTCTTCCTATTCTTCTCACTAAAtacaactaaaaaccctggacGTTATCTATAACACAAACATAAGAAGTttctgaaaggtagagagaaaagGCAGGCTGGCCAAGGACCTTGAGCCCCAGGGAACAACTTGGTGGTGAGCTCCCTGAGTTGTCGTTGTCGTTTCTTTTGCCTCCTGTAGCCCAGACTGGGTGCTGGAGGAGCCAGCAACCCAGAGATGTCAATGGGCACAGGTCAAAAATGGGCAGTGAACAAAAGtctgctctctctagccaaaggtCTAGAAAAGGGGCAGCATAGCAAAACAGAGAACTTTTAGACGATAACTGCTCTACTCCAGCGAAACATGACAGGAAAAGCTGCAGCCCCATCTCTATCAGCAAAAGCCAAGTGGGGCGCCTGGACTTCCGCCCTCATCCAGGTGGAACGTGGCACACACGCCTCTGGATGAGGTGGTGTAAGAGAAAGCTGAGTGGGGAATAAGGGGCACTCTGCCCAGTGGTCATGAGCCCCCACAACCACAGCAGTGAAGACCATGTGAGGAGCAACAACAAGGTGCTCTCTCCCTCCCAGCTGGGTACATCAGCGGAGCACGGGTTCCCGCCCTGCCCCCCAGGAGGGACGCACTCCTCTCCCCTAGGTGTCAGTGGAGACAGAGGGGACCCCGGACACCCCCTGCCTCCAACCCCCGGCAGGAAGAAAGCAGTGCATACCCTGTCCACCGAGAAGACGTAAGTGACATCCAGAGGCTCATCACagaataactcaaatgtccaggATCCAACCTAAAATCACTTAGAGCAAG
The genomic region above belongs to Equus caballus isolate H_3958 breed thoroughbred chromosome 2, TB-T2T, whole genome shotgun sequence and contains:
- the LOC138923255 gene encoding solute carrier family 41 member 3-like isoform X1 yields the protein MLMVCIVIGARKLGINPDNIATPLAASLGDLVTLSILAFVSSFFYKHRDSRHLTLLVCIGFTALTPVWVLIAKQNPPIVKILKFGWFPIILAMVISSFGGLILNKTISKPQFKGMAVFTPIICGVGGNLVAIQTSRISTYLHTWSTPGVLPLGMKKFWPNPCSTFCTSEINSMSALVLLFLVVPGHLIFFCVIYLVEGHSVPNSKTFVVFYLLAGLIQVKMTAAAAKQHSLVCQPAGSVPCLDEMPKERGWGFLYLRTQFPSSRGQVNLFQPKGVTQTVAAGLCSTSGCPEHGLTTGRESRQACEDGLSGFFMSSEPGVRPQEKLEEGDCLGLSCPPWCLPLKSASISWQHLAF
- the LOC138923255 gene encoding uncharacterized protein isoform X3 produces the protein MAVFTPIICGVGGNLVAIQTSRISTYLHTWSTPGVLPLGMKKFWPNPCSTFCTSEINSMSALVLLFLVVPGHLIFFCVIYLVEGHSVPNSKTFVVFYLLAGLIQVKMTAAAAKQHSLVCQPAGSVPCLDEMPKERGWGFLYLRTQFPSSRGQVNLFQPKGVTQTVAAGLCSTSGCPEHGLTTGRESRQACEDGLSGFFMSSEPGVRPQEKLEEGDCLGLSCPPWCLPLKSASISWQHLAF